The genomic interval TGGCACAATGAACAGGAAGTTGTTAACCGGCCTTGACTTAATCTCAAATGCTGCTGCAGAAGTGTTGTTGCCTGTTGTTGATAGTGTAAATGACTGGATAGGAATAACAATAGTTAATCCTTATGGCATTGATAATCAGGTAACAGTGACAGGGTATTACAAGGCAGAAGAGGTATTTAAGCAGACAATTGATTTAAATGCTCATGCAAAGTGGGTTGGGTTGTTAAGTGATTTATTCTCTGGAAATGTTGATATGGTTAAAATAGATTCTCAGATTGGTGTAGTTTCTTTCTGCCTTGAAGGAAACGGACATGATGATTCAACAATGACAAAGGTTGGAGGAGTTAAAGGCTTTAAGGTATATTGAGTATTTACATAAAAAATTAACGCCCCGAATTTCGGGGCTTTTTTTATTTTCTTTTATACCTTCCCATTAATCTTGCTCTTCCTCTTACATGTCCTTTTATTGCTTTTAGAACCTCTTTTTTTGTTGCCCCTGGAGGGAGATTTAATTTTCTATCAACAGCGTATAATTTGAAGAAGTAATGATGCTCTCCTGTAATTTTAGGGGGGCAGGGACCACCGTATCCAATCTTTCCCCAGCTGTTTTTACCCTGGGTTGTTCCATCTGGCAAAACAGGCTTTTTAGGGAAATCTCTTTTAAGAGTTTTTACTGTGGCAGGGATATTGTACACCACCCAATGAACCCAGGTTCCCATAGGAGCGTTAGGGTCATCCATAATTAAAACAAGGCTTTTTGTACCTTTAGGAATACCTGTTATTTCAAGTTCAGGAGAGAGGTCTTTGCCATCGCAGGTGAAAATCTCAGGAATTTTCCCTCCATTTTTAAATTCAGGACTTTTCAAGTGAAGGGAAAATAACAAATTAGAGCACAAAAGAAGTAAAAAAACTGTAATTGTTTTTTTCATATAAACCCCCTTTAAAAAGAATTTCTTCAGTAAATTATATTTTTTTTATTGAGTTTGCTCAATAATTGTTTGTTTTGTAAAATCTGGCCCTATAATTTCATAGAATTTCTCATCAGGGCTTTTAAGTACGGCAAAAGGGGTAATAAACTTTGAGCTGTAAACCTTTAATGTCTTTATCTGGTCTGGGTTTGAAAAGGCTGAACTAATATTTACTTCCTTTAATTCAAAGTTTGTTAAATCAAGGGTAATATCTTCTATTTCATCTCCATTTTCATTGATTGCGTAAACCTTTACCTGTGCTGAATAATTGTTTTCATTTTTTAAAAAAAGGGTAGTATTCAGGTTGTGATTTGTTATGTACGGGAAGT from Thermotomaculum hydrothermale carries:
- a CDS encoding YbhB/YbcL family Raf kinase inhibitor-like protein; the encoded protein is MKKTITVFLLLLCSNLLFSLHLKSPEFKNGGKIPEIFTCDGKDLSPELEITGIPKGTKSLVLIMDDPNAPMGTWVHWVVYNIPATVKTLKRDFPKKPVLPDGTTQGKNSWGKIGYGGPCPPKITGEHHYFFKLYAVDRKLNLPPGATKKEVLKAIKGHVRGRARLMGRYKRK